A genomic region of Lytechinus pictus isolate F3 Inbred chromosome 2, Lp3.0, whole genome shotgun sequence contains the following coding sequences:
- the LOC129253853 gene encoding exosome complex exonuclease RRP42-like isoform X2: MASVQLGEGEKTFIIHGIKDDLRSDGRTCLSYRNFELECGVVSNTSGSARLKLSNTQVLVGVKAEMGPPNQLNPSRGTIEFFVDFSANASPKFAGRGGDELAGEISNMLGLVYKNEKMLDYKSLCVIAGQCVWTLYADIVVLECGGNLFDAIALAVKAALYNTRIPLVTVQKDMDGTEDIEVSSNPHDFITLDTKNLPVLVTVTKFDSGHIVDATLEEEACSMACIVAAVNKEGAIDGIMKKGSGSLTIDSIHEMLDSAKQIGKDLNMSLDVFLSKKGREMSSKGFLS; encoded by the exons GATGACCTGCGGTCGGATGGGAGGACATGCCTGTCTTATCGAAACTTTGAATTGGAATGTGGAGTAGTGTCCAACACAAGTGGATCTGCAAGATTGAAGCTTTCAAACACACAG GTTTTAGTTGGTGTTAAAGCTGAAATGGGACCACCTAATCAATTAAATCCTTCCCGCGGCACAATAGAATTCTTTGTAGACTTCTCAGCCAACGCATCACCCAAATTTGCCGGGCGGGGCGGAGATGAGCTGGCAGGAGAGATATCCAACATGCTCGGGCTTGTCTACAAAAATGAAAAG ATGTTGGACTACAAATCATTGTGTGTTATAGCTGGTCAATGTGTATGGACACTCTATGCTGATATAGTTGTGCTGGAATGTGGAGGAAATCTCTTCGATGCTATTGCTCTTGCAGTTAAAGCAGCTCTCTATAATACAAG GATACCCTTGGTGACCGTACAGAAAGACATGGATGGGACTGAAGACATTGAGGTTTCTAGTAACCCTCATGATTTCATCACATTGGACACCAAGAATCTACCTGTACTAGTCACAGTCACTAAG TTTGACTCTGGTCACATCGTAGATGCAACACTTGAAGAAGAGGCATGCAGCATGGCCTGCATAGTTGCAGCTGTCAACAAAGAGGGCGCCATAGATGGTATAATGAAGAAAGGTTCGGGAAGTCTGACGATAGACAGTATTCATGAGATGCTTGAT TCAGCCAAGCAGATTGGTAAAGACCTGAACATGAGCCTTGATGTGTTCTTGtcaaagaaaggaagagagatgTCAAGCAAAGGATTCCTCTCATGA